A genomic segment from Triticum dicoccoides isolate Atlit2015 ecotype Zavitan chromosome 1A, WEW_v2.0, whole genome shotgun sequence encodes:
- the LOC119285479 gene encoding protein translation factor SUI1 homolog gives MSDLDVTLPSAFDPFAEANAEDAGAGPGAKDYVHVRIQQRNGRKSLTTVQGLKKEFSYNKILKDLKKEFCCNGTVVQDPELGQVIQLQGDQRKNVATFLVQAGIAKKELIKIHGF, from the exons ATGTCTGATCTCGACGTTACTCTGCCATCTGCCTTCG ATCCTTTTGCTGAGGCAAATGCTGAGGATGCTGGTGCAGGCCCCGGCGCAAAAGATTATGTGCATGTGCGTATCCAGCAGCGCAACGGCAGGAAGAGTCTGACCACTGTCCAGGGCCTGAAGAAGGAGTTCAGCTACAACAAGATCCTGAAGGATCTCAAGAAGGAATTCTGCTGCAATGGCACAGTAGTCCAGGATCCAGAGCTAGGCCAG GTCATTCAGCTTCAGGGTGATCAGCGTAAGAATGTTGCTACTTTCCTAGTCCAG GCTGGGATTgcgaagaaggagctcatcaagatCCACGGCTTCTAA
- the LOC119285488 gene encoding uncharacterized protein LOC119285488, producing MARSRRPRTPQAKSSPPRSREPAAVAAASPGPAASRPRPRRRLRVQSPSLAASARRVAAAPPATPPLRWPGDAVARVASVRKIAAALWRVHPPQAPPREVPEEPRRRPQPNPKPLHTPDRCNYYKAVLEGRSGRKPLGNGSIHEVGAYSPSPRIEMEVATKWDRRGLNTSRDADCDSFDHYPVSADAEISALRAELMQAHNRIHELEAESRSAKKKLDHMLRSLSEEKASWKSREHDKVRDIFDGVKESLNRERKNRQRAEIMNSKLATEVSELKLVAKRYLQDYEKERKARELMEEVCDELAKEIAEDKAEVEALKSESMKMRDELEEERKMLQMAEVWREERVQMKLVDAKLTLDSKYSQLSDLQSEVEAFLSSHGGNTADKEMVRDAERLREAICSMKFHDIKEFSYKPPPASEDIFAVFEELRQREDTEEREIGQCNGDIPIGHATNIHTVSPENDIFLEKPLKRYPHQPCARNEEEDDSGWETVSHVDEHGSSNSPGGSEPSVNGFCGGDGASMSGTDCDDNSENCRSISGISEVCSTTAEKYRKRGPSFARLWRSSNNDNGRKKTGSELLNGMLSSGRMSNSALSPTLKGSEVCTVSPSVGEWSPELVNPHVVRAMKGRIEWPQGAKKQSLKSKPLDSRFDGRKVQLRQALKQKI from the exons ATGGCGCGCTCCCGCCGCCCCCGCACGCCGCAGGCCAAGTCCTCGCCGCCCAGATCGAGGGAGCCGGCCGCGGTCGCTGCGGCTTCCCCGGGCCCAGCGGcctcccgcccccgcccccgccgccggctGCGCGTGCAGAGCCCCTCTCTGGCCGCGTCCGCGCGCCGCGTGGCGGCCGCCCCGCCCGCCACCCCGCCGCTCCGCTGGCCCGGGGACGCCGTCGCGCGCGTCGCCTCCGTGAGGAAGATCGCCGCGGCGCTCTGGAGGGTCCACCCGCCGCAGGCGCCGCCGCGGGAGGTGCCCGAGGAACCGCGGCGACGGCCGCAG CCTAACCCGAAGCCTCTGCATACGCCGGATCGGTGCAATTACTACAAAGCTGTCCTGGAAGGCAGGTCAGGAAGAAAGCCTCTTGGCAACGGCAGCATTCATGAG GTGGGAGCTTACTCTCCATCACCTCGAATCGAAATGGAGGTGGCAACCAAGTGGGACCGGCGTGGCTTGAACACGTCAAGGGATGCTGACTGTGATTCCTTTGATCATTATCCAGTGAGTGCTGATGCAGAAATCTCTGCACTAAGAGCAGAGCTTATGCAGGCTCACAACCGGATTCATGAGCTTGAAGCTGAGAGTCGGTCTGCAAAGAAGAAGCTTGATCACATGTTAAGGAGCCTTTCTGAGGAAAAGGCTTCCTGGAAGAGCAGGGAGCATGATAAGGTTCGAGACATCTTCGATGGTGTTAAAGAGAGTCTGAACCGGGAGAGGAAGAACCGACAAAGGGCAGAAATTATGAATTCCAAGTTGGCCACTGAGGTATCCGAGTTGAAGTTGGTGGCAAAGCGATACTTGCAAGATTATGAAAAGGAGAGGAAGGCCAGGGAGCTTATGGAGGAGGTGTGTGATGAATTAGCAAAGGAGATTGCCGAAGACAAAGCTGAGGTTGAGGCTCTGAAGAGTGAATCTATGAAGATGAGAGATGAGCTGGAGGAAGAAAGGAAGATGCTGCAGATGGCGGAGGTTTGGCGCGAAGAGAGGGTTCAGATGAAGCTCGTTGATGCAAAGCTGACACTAGACAGCAAGTATTCACAGCTGAGCGACCTTCAGTCTGAGGTTGAGGCTTTCCTCAGTTCCCATGGAGGCAATACTGCAGATAAAGAGATGGTAAGAGATGCAGAAAGGCTAAGGGAAGCAATTTGCTCGATGAAGTTTCATGATATTAAGGAGTTCTCTTAcaaaccgccacctgcttcagaggATATTTTTGCTGTATTTGAGGAGCTCAGACAGAGGGAAGACACCGAGGAGAGGGAGATTGGGCAGTGTAACGGAGATATCCCCATCGGTCATGCAACAAATATCCACACAGTTAGTCCTGAAAATGACATCTTCCTGGAAAAACCATTGAAGAGGTATCCCCATCAACCCTGTGCCAGAAACGAAGAGGAAGATGACAGCGGATGGGAGACTGTCAGCCATGTCGATGAGCACGGCTCGAGCAACTCACCAGGTGGGAGTGAACCATCAGTGAACGGCTTCTGTGGAGGAGACGGCGCATCGATGAGTGGAACGGACTGCGATGACAATTCTGAAAACTGCAGGTCCATTAGCGGTATCAGCGAAGTATGTTCGACCACAGCAGAGAAGTACCGGAAGAGAGGGCCTTCTTTCGCCAGACTCTGGAGATCATCAAACAACGACAATGGCCGCAAGAAAACAGGATCAGAGTTACTGAACGGGATGCTCTCAAGTGGCAGAATGTCAAACTCCGCTCTTTCGCCCACTCTGAAGGGCAGCGAGGTGTGCACGGTTTCGCCGAGCGTGGGCGAGTGGAGCCCGGAGCTGGTGAACCCTCACGTGGTCCGCGCGATGAAAGGTCGCATCGAATGGCCCCAGGGCGCGAAGAAGCAGAGCCTGAAGTCAAAGCCTCTGGATTCGAGATTCGACGGCCGCAAGGTCCAGCTGCGCCAAGCATTGAAGCAGAAGATATAG